The following DNA comes from Alnus glutinosa chromosome 6, dhAlnGlut1.1, whole genome shotgun sequence.
gccaaaaccaaaacaaatatatacttcaaagagaaaaagaaattgggGTTGGCTGCTGTTTGTGATATTCTCAAGCAATACAGCATAACCACCGGCGTTGTAGGAAAAACACTAATAATGCTCTAATTATTCAGGTAAAGGGAAAGACTACGAAAAGCAATCGAGTACTTTAAGGCCCTAAATTTGACAAGCATTATTtcatctgttcttttcttttcttttctttttaatcctTGAGAGGGGCTATAAGTAAAGGATATTCTCCGTTGGAGGAGTACGAAAGGaaaatacatcattttttttttttttttttttttttttttttaagacgaGAATTCTCTTCAAGTTTTAGGCCACTGCGTTTATCCGTTCAGAATAACATTTTGAAAGAGACACCTGCTTGAAAGGCTTAATAATAGTCAAAGTGTGCAGACAGGCTGCAAGTCACAATAATGACATggactcaaaaaataaaataaaaaatggggtCACATGGAATTTTCGGGCTCAAACAGGGCATTCtcagattttattattattattattatttttttaaaaaagtctatataattcatttaaaaaaccactcaattgtcaatgtatcccataaactaccaattttGTTAATATCTCCCTCTAAACtgtcaaaaaatgtcaatgtccccctaagaGCAacgaaaagacaaaaatgaccctaatttttttttagtaagacaaaaatgtcctcataaattcaaaaaattaaaactaaaactaaaaaactcacaaaaaataataaaaaaataaaaataaaaatttattctttaaaaaaaagcaaacaaaaaaagaaaaaccagtttttattaaattaaaaaagaaaaaagaaatttttttttaaagaaaaaaaaacgaaaaaacttaaaataactgattttttttttaaaaaaaataaaataaaacaaatgaaaaaaaaaacagtttttattaaattaaaaaaaaaaaaaaaaacgaaaaaagaacaatttttttaaaaagaaaaaaacgaaaaaaaaaaaaactgaaaattattatttttttaaaaaataaataaataaataacagttttaattttttattatttttttggaataaaattttgttattttctatttttttaataattttttttagttttttttttattttaataattttatgaagggcatttttgtcattagggtgacattgacattttttgatagtttaaggaaggaaattgacacaattggtagtttggggggtacattgacaattatgTGGTAATTTGAAGaggttatgtatacttttcccataataaattaatgaaatgtacaagtattttttttcccctcaccCTCTGTACATAAGAATCAAGATGATGCTATTAGTCAGTGTTGTCTGGAACATctactcttctttcttcttcttttttgttttgttaattaaaaTGGTTATTTCAAGAATCTTTTAATTGGAATCCGCATTTCATGACCCCTATGTCACATTGTCACCAACATCTAGTACGTGCATTTCTTCACAAGCATTTACACTCGCCCTCCAACTAATCCCAGCCTCATTAAAATGCATTTACATACACCCTCCAACTAATCCCAACCtcattaaattcaaaaatgGCATTACCCCCTCCTTAGATGATATGTATACTCCAATCAGTATAAGGATctcttacaattttaaaaaaaaaaaattaagattctcagattatgtgaatttaggttGTTTAATGTATCGAACGACATGAAAATTAAGTTCTTAcattttatgtcgtataaaatttttgagcaaaaaactgtcttttggtTTAATAAAGAAGAATCGTCtcttaaaaaatgaagaaaaaacattttagaatgatttttttttttttttttgctcgaCAACGTATCACATTTTTTGCTCGATGTAAAAAATGGTTTGAAttaacataatttgagaatctcaaattttttgaaaattgtaaaagatTCTAATCCCTCCAATCTTGAaggccaaaaataaaaccttgaCTATACAAATTTAAGACCATGAATTTAGTGAGAAAACaagtgtttctcacatgttaattatgttaatttattaaacttATTTGTAAAAATCATCTAATTTTTGTCCGTAATAAACTATTATCAACAGCGTTCTAGTAGATAGAATCTAAGGTTAATTAGAATCTAGAGGTTGACTTTAATAGTACTTATAATTTTAATGGACATGTACCTAGAGTTTCATTGGCAGCACCTTCTAATGTCAAGAATCCCCTTTTTCCTGAGAGGAACCCCGAAGAAATATAGGATCAGAACTTTTCAATGTATATCTTCTACACAAATTTCATAATCTAATACAATGCCATAAGGTTTTCATAGAATACTTGGCAGTTACAAGATAGCAGAGCTAGCATTCTTCTAGTAACCACAACCCTCCTAGTCCTGATTAGCAGTTCTCCAAAACAAGATGAATAGTAATTTTCTTTGGTCTActcaaaaagggcaaaaaaaaaaaaaaaaaaaaaaaaaaaaaaaaaaaaaaaaaaaaaaacagaaacataAAAAAGACAGATACAAAGAGAAGAAGTGCAAACAAATCTATATCAACCAGTGGCACAAAAAACTCAAGACTGCTTATCAGAGTAATCTCGCACCCAGGATGCCACTTTGATCCATGGGATTCAGCAGCAGTAGCTCAAGCAGCACTCAAACACCTCATAGGGATATTGCCCTCACTAAACTGCAGGCTTGCTGCCACACTTCTCTCTTGCTTCTAGTACGTCTGTGCAATACCGATTTGAGAGGATTTCAACTTGTTCAGCAAATGACTTGTTGGCATGCTCACCAATGTGTTTGACCATCTGGTCCCATCGCTCTCGACATACATCTCCAGACCTATCCTCAAGCAGATTATCCCAGTCCACATCTTGTATGCAGCAAGCATCCAAGCTGTAAAGAGCATCTATCAGGTGATAGTCATCAGTGTTGGCCCATACACCTTCACGCACCAGAGGTGATGTTAATTGGTCATACCATTTCTGGCAGCAAAGAACACCGCTTCTGGTTCCTAACTTGTTACTAATGGCTTCCCAAGAGAGATCATCTCGCAACATACCGTGCTTcgaattcttttctttcttttcttccaaggCCTTCATGCGCAGATCCATGTTCACCAAGTCAAATAAGGATTGATACTCCTCTTGTGCCCAACGTCCTTTCTTCATATTTGGCAATCTTATTCTACGCCATGTATCCTTTACATGAAACCTATGTTTGCCAAGTTTATCAGCCAACTTTTTCCAATCTGATCCATGTTTTTCATGGTAACTTcggataagttcatactcttcagGGGTCCATTTACGCTTCTCACCCCTTTCGAACAAAACATGGGCTCGATGATATACGCTCTCGGAAGGCCTCCAAGGTAAGGCTGCTCCTATTTCcttccaacaattttttatttcaggATGAGATCTACAGTGGAGAACCATATTTAGGCCTTCATCACCTAAGCCTTGTACTGCTATGTAGTTGAAAACAGCCTTCTTAACcatctcatcttcttcttttgaaaACCTCTTACCCCGTACTAATCCGTCATTGTGATCATTCTTCGCATCAATTGGACCATCAGATAAAGTAAAAACCTCCAACTGATCCGAGAATCTTACTCTCTTAGACATGCCTCCAGGTGTAGAATTTTCACAAATGTTCCCAACGTCTTTTTTGGTTCTTGCCACCCCTTTATCATCACTTTGTTCGAAAACATGTTTATCTGACTTGgccttcctcttcttctccttcttgttcttcttgttcttcttatGCTTCACATCCTTGTCTCCATCTTCTGCACTAATGGCATGTACAATTCTCTCCCCCATCTCATTCCTAGATGAACGTGCATTAACTCCATTATCTTCAACTCCCTTGCTTTCATTACTTGGTTTTTCAGTGATGGTCCCCCGTAGTCCAGTTCCCAGATCatcattatgatttttattctctttccttctcttttttaaagGCTTGACCTTTTCCAAGTTTTTCCCATCTGAGAGCTCCCTTTCTTTTCCAACATCTCCACTAGTCATGTCGTTGTTCACTAGAACATCACAACTCTTCATGtccctcttccttttcttcttctccttctttttctcttctttcccgTCTTTCCTTTCATCATTCTCTCTTTCCTCAGAGCAAGCTTGTCCCTTAACTAGCTCTTCCATATTGTTATCCTCAAGGAGTTCATTCATATAGGAAGCCACCCTCTTTTCCTCTTtgtgcttctttttcttctctcttcttatTCCCAACTCAGAATCCTTCTTCTCATTCATTCTTAGGTTCATGTTCTCTTCTCCTATCGTGTTGGTTTCCTTCGAAACCTCTCTAAGTTCACCAACTTCCTCATCATCATTAATTCTATTATCCTTCTCCCTAGCCTTCTCAAATTCCTTCTCGCTCTTGCCATCATTAACTTCCAAttttgccttcttcttcttctttcgcTCCTTCTCCTTTTCCTTATTCCTTACATGCATATAAACCTCCTCATTTACATCTTCATTTTCAGCAATCCCCAATTTCTTCATATTTGCAACCCTTCAAAACCCCAAGACCAAATCTTTGAAAACCTTTCCTGAAAACATAGACCTTCAAAAtgttagaagaagaaaaccctATCCTCCATTCGGTTTctaagggaagaaaaaaaatatcgtaaaataaaataattccgTTAGTGGAGAGTTTTTCATATGAGAACTTTTTATTTCGGTAacataaaattgttaaaatataaatgattaaacttaactctttctatcagcttaagcttttaggataagtgatgatttaacatggtatcaaattAGAAGTTCTAAGTTTGAATTCTATCTCCGTGATTCatctcccatttcaattaaatattccatatGTTGGGCCCCACTTATTAATGTAGAGTTTAAGCCCAAACGTGAGGGAgagtattagaatataaatgattaaattcacttcTTACTATCAGCTTAAGATTTTGGAATAAATGGTTatttaactttatttattttattttagaagaagaaattctTATTCGGTGGAATGAAGTCCAGTAGTGCAGCCAGCTTCTCAGACATGTCATTATCAAATCAGTTTAGTCCTAACAGCATGTACATCCAGCTTGTATGCCAGCcaatatcaaataataaaacCAGCATTCTCCTTATTATTCCATGGCAAAGAGTCATGTATTTTCACTCAAGAACCTATGCATAACCTTCTCATCAAACCAACAACATCACAGAGAACAATATTACTTGTCGCAAAAGCATCGTAGATAGATGCATACATGATTTAACCCCAAAACAGCAAGTGATAATTCAAACAGCTAGAATTACAACTTATCGCCATGAAATCTGAATAAAGAGACATTAAAATCATCTCCTTTGGTTTTTCTTTACTATCAAGGCAGCAAAGGTTTCTTCCAAATTGgtagttttcaaaaaatttccagCTTTAAGCTTGTGAGCAACTTGTATACTTGGCAGAACTTT
Coding sequences within:
- the LOC133871304 gene encoding RNA polymerase I termination factor, giving the protein MKKLGIAENEDVNEEVYMHVRNKEKEKERKKKKKAKLEVNDGKSEKEFEKAREKDNRINDDEEVGELREVSKETNTIGEENMNLRMNEKKDSELGIRREKKKKHKEEKRVASYMNELLEDNNMEELVKGQACSEERENDERKDGKEEKKKEKKKRKRDMKSCDVLVNNDMTSGDVGKERELSDGKNLEKVKPLKKRRKENKNHNDDLGTGLRGTITEKPSNESKGVEDNGVNARSSRNEMGERIVHAISAEDGDKDVKHKKNKKNKKEKKRKAKSDKHVFEQSDDKGVARTKKDVGNICENSTPGGMSKRVRFSDQLEVFTLSDGPIDAKNDHNDGLVRGKRFSKEEDEMVKKAVFNYIAVQGLGDEGLNMVLHCRSHPEIKNCWKEIGAALPWRPSESVYHRAHVLFERGEKRKWTPEEYELIRSYHEKHGSDWKKLADKLGKHRFHVKDTWRRIRLPNMKKGRWAQEEYQSLFDLVNMDLRMKALEEKKEKNSKHGMLRDDLSWEAISNKLGTRSGVLCCQKWYDQLTSPLVREGVWANTDDYHLIDALYSLDACCIQDVDWDNLLEDRSGDVCRERWDQMVKHIGEHANKSFAEQVEILSNRYCTDVLEAREKCGSKPAV